Genomic DNA from Turicibacter faecis:
CATGATTTCCAGTCTCAATGACATCTCCATCTTTCATCACTAGGATAACATCCGCCTCACGGATTGTCGACAAACGATGGGCAATCACAAAACTTGTACGCCCCTTCATAAGGGTCTTCATAGCAGTTTGAATTTGCAGCTCTGTTCGTGTATCGACACTACTTGTTGCCTCATCTAGAATCATAATTTCTGGATCAGCAAGTAGGGCACGAGCAATTGTTAATAACTGTTTTTGTCCCTGAGAAATGTTCGATACCTCTTCGTTTAAAATAGTATCATAACCATCTGGTAAAACACGAATAAAGTGATCCGCATGGGCCGCCTTTGCAGCCGCTACAATTTCCTCCTCTGTAGCGTTCTCTCGACCATACGCAATATTATCTCGGATTGTTCCATTGAAAAGCCAAGTATCTTGCAGTACCATTCCGAACTTTTTACGTAAGGCTGCTCGGGTCATGTTCGTAATATCTACCCCATCAACTAAAATTCGTCCACCGTTCAATTCATAAAAACGTAAGAGTAAGTTAACTAGGGTCGTTTTTCCTGCCCCAGTTGGTCCAACAATTGCCACCATTTGCCCCGGCTCTGCCTTAATATTCATATCATTGATTAAAATACGATCTTCTCGATAACCAAACTTAACATGTTCAAACTCTACTGCCCCTAAGTCCTCTTTTGGACACTGAGGCGTTGTTGGATCAGGAATAACTTCTGATTCATCTAACAATTCAAAAACACGTTCTGCAGATGCGACAGTTGATTGAATAATATTTGAAATCTGTGCAATTTGAGCAATAGGTTGGGTAAATTGACGATTGTACTGGATAAAGGCCTGAATATCTCCGACGGTAATTCTTCCTTTTGTAACAAGGACACCTCCGATAACAGCCACTAAAACATATCCTAAATTTCCAATAAAGCTAATAATCGGCATCACTAACCCTGATAAAAATTGAGCTCTCCATCCGACGTTGTATAAGCGGTCATTAATTTCCTCAAATTCATGGATTGCCTGATGTTCATGACCAAATGCCTTTACAACATTATGCCCTGTATACATTTCTTCAATATGTCCATTTAAATCTCCAAGTTCCTTCTGTTGACCAATGAAATACTTTTGTGAACGTTTAATCACTAGCATCATTAAAACACCTGATAAAGGAATAACAATAATTGAAACAACAGTTAACAACGGACTAATAGTTAACATCATAAATAATACACCAATGACCGTTGTCACCGATGTGATAACTTGTGTAATAGACTGTTGTAAAGTCCCAC
This window encodes:
- a CDS encoding ABC transporter ATP-binding protein, whose amino-acid sequence is MAGPMGGPKPGGAKAKDFKGSLLRLGKYLKPYRVGLVIVFVAAIMSVVFSIVSPKIMAKITDELMRPILEMVGGNVSPLPIDFSYIFKIILILIGLYVLSAAFNYLQQFIMAGISQKVVYDLRRDIDEKLARLPLKFFDSHTNGELLSRFTNDVDNISGTLQQSITQVITSVTTVIGVLFMMLTISPLLTVVSIIVIPLSGVLMMLVIKRSQKYFIGQQKELGDLNGHIEEMYTGHNVVKAFGHEHQAIHEFEEINDRLYNVGWRAQFLSGLVMPIISFIGNLGYVLVAVIGGVLVTKGRITVGDIQAFIQYNRQFTQPIAQIAQISNIIQSTVASAERVFELLDESEVIPDPTTPQCPKEDLGAVEFEHVKFGYREDRILINDMNIKAEPGQMVAIVGPTGAGKTTLVNLLLRFYELNGGRILVDGVDITNMTRAALRKKFGMVLQDTWLFNGTIRDNIAYGRENATEEEIVAAAKAAHADHFIRVLPDGYDTILNEEVSNISQGQKQLLTIARALLADPEIMILDEATSSVDTRTELQIQTAMKTLMKGRTSFVIAHRLSTIREADVILVMKDGDVIETGNHESLMKQNGFYADLYNSQFNQEEEEA